A single window of Rhodococcus jostii RHA1 DNA harbors:
- a CDS encoding FAD-dependent oxidoreductase has product MTHYDVIVVGSGFGGSVAALRLTEKGYRVGVLEAGRRFADDELPETSWRLRRYLWAPWLGCYGVQRIHLLPDVLVMAGAGVGGGSLNYANTLYQPPRRFFEDKQWAHITDWQSELAPYYEQAKRMLGVTTNPSFTPADAVMREVAEEMGAGETFTSTPVGVFFGEPGSRVADPFFGGVGPERTGCTECGGCMTGCRVGAKNTLVKNYLHLAEKAGARVHPLTTVKELRPRSGGGYELRTRRTDGIRKREHSFTADHVVVAAGTYGTARLLLAMKESGALPRLSPRLGSVVRTNSEAVLAATAKNRATDFTKGVAITSSFHPDDHTHIEPVRYGKGSNAIGLLQTVLSDGGGRTPRLLKTVGVALRRPGAFVRSLSVRHWSERTVIALVMQTDDNSLELAKGRGRLGRAVTSRPGPGDPPPEWIPQGHTAIRKVAERIGGDPGGSFADVVNIPMTAHFLGGCTIGDSPDTGVVDPYLRAYGHDGLHVADGSVVSANLGVNPSLTITAQAERAFALWPNKGEADTRPEPGKPYVRIEPSPPRNPVVPADAPGALRLPLTVTTRRETVHVERA; this is encoded by the coding sequence GTGACGCATTACGACGTGATCGTGGTCGGCTCCGGTTTCGGTGGCAGCGTCGCGGCGCTCAGGCTGACCGAGAAAGGGTATCGGGTCGGCGTTCTCGAAGCGGGCAGGCGCTTCGCCGACGACGAGCTGCCCGAGACGAGCTGGCGGCTGCGGCGTTACCTGTGGGCGCCGTGGCTGGGCTGCTACGGCGTGCAACGGATCCACCTCCTCCCCGACGTCCTGGTCATGGCCGGGGCGGGGGTCGGGGGTGGGTCGCTGAACTACGCGAACACCCTCTACCAGCCGCCGCGCCGCTTCTTCGAGGACAAGCAGTGGGCGCACATCACCGACTGGCAGTCGGAGCTGGCCCCGTATTACGAACAGGCGAAACGGATGCTGGGCGTGACGACCAATCCGTCGTTCACCCCCGCCGACGCCGTCATGCGTGAGGTGGCCGAGGAGATGGGCGCAGGTGAGACGTTCACGTCCACACCGGTGGGCGTCTTCTTCGGCGAACCGGGGTCGCGGGTGGCCGATCCGTTCTTCGGCGGAGTAGGGCCCGAGCGCACGGGGTGCACCGAGTGCGGCGGTTGCATGACGGGTTGCCGTGTGGGCGCGAAGAACACGCTCGTCAAGAATTACCTCCACCTCGCCGAGAAGGCGGGCGCCCGGGTCCATCCGCTGACGACGGTGAAGGAGTTGCGCCCGCGATCGGGCGGGGGCTACGAGCTGCGGACCCGCCGCACCGACGGCATCCGCAAGCGGGAGCACTCGTTCACCGCCGACCACGTGGTGGTCGCCGCAGGCACGTACGGCACCGCCCGGCTGTTGCTGGCGATGAAGGAATCCGGTGCGCTGCCGCGGTTGTCGCCGAGGCTGGGGTCGGTGGTGCGCACCAATTCGGAGGCGGTCCTCGCGGCCACGGCGAAGAACCGCGCCACCGACTTCACGAAGGGCGTGGCCATCACGTCCTCGTTCCACCCGGACGATCACACCCACATCGAGCCCGTGCGGTACGGCAAGGGCAGCAACGCGATCGGACTGTTGCAGACCGTCCTCAGCGACGGCGGCGGCAGGACGCCGCGGTTGCTGAAGACGGTCGGCGTCGCGTTGCGCCGCCCCGGGGCGTTCGTGCGGAGCCTGTCGGTGCGGCACTGGTCGGAACGCACCGTGATCGCGCTCGTGATGCAGACCGACGACAATTCGCTCGAACTGGCCAAGGGGCGGGGCCGCCTCGGTCGCGCGGTCACCAGCCGTCCCGGACCCGGAGATCCGCCACCGGAGTGGATCCCGCAGGGTCACACGGCCATCCGCAAGGTGGCCGAACGGATCGGCGGAGACCCCGGCGGTTCGTTCGCCGACGTCGTGAACATTCCGATGACCGCGCATTTCCTCGGGGGTTGCACCATCGGGGACTCGCCTGACACCGGCGTCGTAGACCCCTACCTCCGGGCGTACGGCCACGACGGTCTGCACGTGGCCGACGGTTCCGTGGTGAGCGCGAACCTCGGCGTCAATCCGTCACTCACTATCACCGCCCAAGCCGAGCGTGCATTCGCGCTGTGGCCCAACAAGGGTGAGGCCGACACCCGGCCCGAGCCGGGCAAGCCATACGTACGTATCGAACCGTCGCCGCCCCGGAATCCGGTGGTACCCGCCGACGCGCCGGGTGCGCTGCGGCTCCCGCTGACGGTCACCACCCGAAGGGAAACAGTCCATGTGGAGCGTGCCTGA
- a CDS encoding multicopper oxidase family protein, with product MLFSPCRGLLRMDRRIPRRSFVRGLALTAGLGAVGVGSASAYPFGIDPLRPFVFSSPPLQPFREQLPPLPMMGGSAVEVHASSTTHVFHPDLPASPALGYGGMDYLGPTIEAHVGERTSLTYRNDIASNPLAADVDPRIHGVSEQDRTQVPTSLHLHGGRTPPEFDGHPEDTMRPGQGMVHEFPNRQEACALWYHDHAMGVTRLNIYAGLAGMYLLRDEYDTGRSGNPLGLPSGEFELPLVLQDKNFTDDGRQSVRSNPLNPQGSWEAATPGDVGVVNGKVWPEMSVARGLYRLRMVNAASFSVWNLFFENRMRFWVIGAEGGLLDAPVATDHVRLGPGERVDLLVDFGTLAPGTTVELRNDEPIPAQVAQRGVQIMPRFCRFRVGTAAGFTGGVPETLRGGSRGLTVLPPVAPPSVVRNVSVMQLAQGPGQPSPLMSLNNLRYTTDDIEMPRQGTVEQWNIVNVTPEPHPIHLHLVTFRVVGRQSIDTNALMQAVPVPAVGMRWTPSADPFALGPNLAPQVWESGFKDTVIADANSITRIIVRFPTADELGFDPDATFGMSAHTMDHSEGGHGHMEQASRPLQGYVWHCHMLDHEDHDMMLRYRVVP from the coding sequence ATGCTGTTCTCACCGTGCAGGGGGCTCCTCCGAATGGATCGACGGATTCCGCGTAGGTCGTTCGTGCGTGGATTGGCGCTGACGGCCGGGCTCGGGGCCGTCGGGGTGGGATCGGCGAGCGCCTACCCGTTCGGGATCGATCCGTTGCGGCCGTTCGTCTTCTCCTCGCCGCCGCTCCAGCCGTTCCGGGAACAGTTGCCGCCGTTGCCGATGATGGGTGGGAGCGCCGTCGAGGTGCACGCGAGCAGCACGACGCACGTGTTCCATCCCGATCTGCCCGCGTCGCCGGCCCTCGGCTACGGCGGCATGGACTACCTCGGCCCGACGATCGAAGCCCACGTCGGCGAGCGGACCTCACTGACCTACCGCAACGACATCGCGAGCAACCCCCTCGCCGCCGACGTCGACCCGCGGATCCACGGCGTGAGCGAGCAGGACCGCACCCAGGTGCCGACGTCATTGCACTTGCACGGTGGTCGGACGCCCCCCGAGTTCGACGGGCACCCCGAGGACACGATGCGGCCCGGGCAGGGGATGGTGCACGAGTTCCCGAACCGGCAGGAAGCCTGCGCGCTCTGGTATCACGACCACGCGATGGGCGTCACCCGGCTCAACATCTACGCCGGGCTGGCGGGCATGTACCTGCTGCGCGACGAGTACGACACCGGTCGGAGCGGCAACCCGCTCGGGCTGCCGTCGGGCGAATTCGAACTCCCGCTGGTGTTGCAGGACAAGAACTTCACCGACGACGGACGGCAGAGCGTCCGTTCCAACCCGCTGAATCCGCAGGGCAGCTGGGAGGCCGCCACACCCGGTGACGTGGGGGTGGTCAACGGCAAGGTGTGGCCGGAGATGTCGGTGGCGCGGGGCCTGTACCGCCTGCGGATGGTGAATGCCGCATCGTTCAGCGTGTGGAATCTGTTCTTCGAGAACCGGATGAGGTTCTGGGTGATCGGCGCCGAGGGCGGGCTGCTCGACGCGCCGGTCGCCACCGACCACGTCCGGCTCGGACCCGGCGAGCGGGTGGACCTCCTCGTCGACTTCGGAACCCTCGCACCCGGCACGACGGTGGAACTGCGCAACGACGAGCCGATCCCCGCGCAGGTCGCGCAGCGCGGGGTGCAGATCATGCCGCGGTTCTGCCGGTTCCGGGTCGGAACCGCTGCCGGGTTCACCGGTGGCGTTCCGGAGACGCTTCGGGGCGGAAGCCGTGGTCTCACCGTCCTCCCGCCCGTCGCGCCGCCATCGGTCGTACGCAACGTGTCGGTGATGCAGCTCGCGCAGGGCCCCGGTCAGCCGTCCCCGCTGATGTCGCTGAACAACCTGCGCTACACCACCGACGACATCGAGATGCCCCGGCAGGGCACCGTCGAGCAGTGGAACATCGTCAATGTCACGCCGGAACCGCATCCGATCCACCTGCATCTGGTGACGTTCCGGGTGGTCGGACGGCAGTCGATCGACACGAACGCCCTGATGCAGGCCGTCCCGGTGCCTGCCGTCGGGATGCGGTGGACGCCGTCGGCGGACCCGTTTGCTCTCGGGCCGAACCTCGCGCCGCAGGTGTGGGAGTCGGGGTTCAAGGACACGGTGATCGCGGACGCGAACTCGATCACCCGGATCATCGTCCGGTTCCCGACCGCGGACGAACTCGGCTTCGACCCGGATGCCACGTTCGGGATGTCGGCGCACACGATGGATCACTCCGAAGGCGGACACGGCCACATGGAGCAGGCTTCGCGTCCCCTGCAGGGTTACGTGTGGCACTGCCACATGCTCGACCACGAGGACCACGACATGATGCTGCGGTACCGCGTGGTGCCCTAG
- a CDS encoding catalase, which yields MPETQRATTNNFGIPVASDNESLTAGTQGPILLHDHYLIEKLAQFNRERVPERVVHAKGGGAFGELVVTHDVSRYTKATLFQPGVRTESLVRFSTVAGEQGSPDTWRDPRGFAVKFYTEDGNYDLVGNNTPVFFIKDPIKFPDFIHSQKRLPGSGLRDHNMQWDFWTLRPESAHQVTWLMGDRGIPKTWRHMDGFGSHTYQWVNAEGERFWVKYHFKTDQGIEFLTQDEADTLAGNDPDHHRADLYDTIARGEFPSWTLKVQVMPVDEAEGYRFNPFDLTKVWSQKDYPLIEVGKWTLNRNPDNFFAQIEQASFEPSNVVPGIGFSPDKMLLGRVFSYADAHRYRIGANYAQLPVNAPKNQVNSYSQDGAMRYATNSPETPVYAPNSYGGPHADASLAGDEGQWAFDGESVRAGYIEHAEDGDFTQAGTLVREVLSDEERDRLVDNIVGHALGGVSEPVLLRVFDYWKSVDPDLGKRVEIGVREGQSQN from the coding sequence ATGCCTGAAACACAGCGCGCCACCACCAACAACTTCGGAATTCCCGTCGCCAGCGACAACGAATCCCTCACGGCGGGCACGCAGGGCCCTATCCTGCTGCACGACCACTACCTGATCGAGAAGCTCGCCCAGTTCAACCGGGAGCGTGTCCCGGAGCGCGTCGTCCACGCCAAGGGTGGCGGTGCGTTCGGCGAGCTGGTCGTCACCCACGACGTGAGCCGCTACACGAAGGCCACGCTGTTCCAGCCCGGCGTCAGGACCGAGTCACTGGTCCGCTTCTCCACCGTCGCCGGCGAGCAGGGCAGCCCCGACACCTGGCGTGACCCGCGCGGATTCGCCGTGAAGTTCTACACCGAGGACGGCAACTACGACCTCGTCGGCAACAACACGCCCGTCTTCTTCATCAAGGACCCGATCAAGTTCCCCGACTTCATCCACTCGCAGAAGCGACTGCCGGGATCCGGTCTGCGCGACCACAACATGCAGTGGGACTTCTGGACGCTGCGGCCCGAGTCCGCGCACCAGGTGACCTGGCTGATGGGTGACCGCGGAATCCCGAAGACGTGGCGTCACATGGACGGTTTCGGCTCGCACACGTACCAGTGGGTCAACGCCGAAGGCGAACGGTTCTGGGTCAAGTACCACTTCAAGACCGATCAGGGCATCGAGTTCCTCACGCAGGACGAGGCCGACACCCTCGCAGGCAACGACCCCGATCATCACCGCGCCGACCTGTACGACACGATCGCCCGCGGCGAGTTCCCCAGCTGGACGCTGAAGGTTCAGGTCATGCCCGTCGACGAGGCCGAGGGCTACCGGTTCAACCCGTTCGACCTCACCAAGGTGTGGTCGCAGAAGGACTACCCGCTGATCGAGGTCGGCAAGTGGACCCTCAACCGCAACCCCGACAACTTCTTCGCGCAGATCGAGCAGGCCTCGTTCGAGCCGTCGAATGTCGTTCCGGGAATCGGCTTCTCGCCCGACAAGATGCTGCTGGGGCGGGTCTTCTCCTACGCGGACGCGCACCGGTACCGCATCGGCGCCAACTACGCGCAGCTGCCGGTCAACGCGCCGAAGAACCAGGTCAACTCGTACTCGCAGGACGGTGCGATGCGGTACGCCACCAATTCGCCCGAGACCCCCGTGTACGCGCCGAACTCCTACGGCGGCCCGCACGCAGACGCGTCGCTCGCGGGCGACGAGGGACAGTGGGCGTTCGACGGCGAGTCCGTGCGAGCCGGCTACATCGAGCACGCCGAGGACGGCGATTTCACGCAGGCGGGCACGCTCGTCCGTGAGGTCCTGAGCGACGAGGAACGCGACCGCCTGGTGGACAACATCGTCGGCCACGCGCTCGGCGGCGTCAGCGAACCGGTTCTGCTGCGGGTCTTCGACTACTGGAAGAGCGTCGACCCCGACCTGGGCAAGCGAGTGGAAATCGGTGTCCGGGAAGGGCAGAGCCAGAACTGA
- a CDS encoding Fur family transcriptional regulator produces the protein MRHDTDPKAQLREVGLRVTAPRVAVLNAVAVRPHSDVDDIAAVVREELGSVSTQAVYDVLKACTAAGLLRRIEPAGSPARFETRTGDNHHHLVCRSCGTVVDVDCAVGEAPCLDPSEAHGFEIDEAEVVFWGLCSQCRTGAQSGTGSAAALS, from the coding sequence ATGCGACACGACACGGATCCCAAAGCGCAGCTGCGCGAGGTGGGCCTGCGTGTCACTGCACCACGTGTTGCAGTGTTGAATGCGGTTGCCGTGCGGCCGCATTCCGACGTCGACGACATTGCGGCCGTAGTTCGTGAAGAGCTGGGATCGGTCTCCACCCAGGCGGTATACGACGTCCTCAAGGCGTGCACCGCCGCCGGCCTGCTCAGACGTATCGAGCCCGCGGGATCGCCCGCGAGGTTCGAAACCCGTACCGGAGACAACCACCACCACCTCGTGTGCCGCAGCTGCGGGACCGTCGTGGACGTGGACTGCGCCGTCGGTGAGGCTCCGTGCCTCGACCCGTCGGAGGCCCACGGTTTCGAGATCGACGAGGCCGAGGTCGTCTTCTGGGGGCTCTGCTCGCAGTGCCGGACCGGCGCGCAGAGCGGAACCGGGTCGGCAGCAGCCCTGTCCTGA
- a CDS encoding flavin-containing monooxygenase — MNLPQHVHTLIVGAGFAGMGLAARILQTQPQADVLIIERGDDVGGTWRDNTYPGCACDVPTSLYSYSFAPSADWSHTFARQPEIHRYLKKVAADTGVRSRVVTDCELQEAHWDADEAVWTVRTSRGTVTADVVVAATGALSTPSVPDMPGLETFGGTTFHSATWNHDHDLTGERVAVIGTGASAVQFVPEIAPVAEHLTVFQRTPAWVIPRLDRELSGSEKRLYRRLPLVQKAVRGTVYGFREALGGVLAHATGLLPVFEMVAKAHLRRQVRDPELRRKLTPNFTIGCKRMLLSNDWLRTLDRPDVTLVDAGLAGVTPDGVVDALGNEHKVDTIIFATGFTPTEPPVAHALRGANGRTLAEHWDGSPSAYKGTTVAGFPNLFLMYGPNTNLGHSSIVYMLESQSAYIADALNVMHHSEITAFEVTEEAQRRYNTRIQSELQTTVWNKGGCSSWYYDSEGRNSVQWPTFTWKFRSQLQRFDQENYVSRRRAAKETVA; from the coding sequence GTGAATCTTCCGCAGCACGTACACACCCTCATCGTGGGGGCAGGTTTCGCCGGCATGGGACTGGCGGCGCGCATCCTGCAGACCCAGCCGCAGGCCGACGTCCTGATCATCGAGCGCGGCGACGACGTCGGCGGCACGTGGCGAGACAACACCTACCCGGGATGTGCGTGCGACGTCCCGACGTCGCTGTATTCGTACTCGTTCGCGCCGAGCGCCGACTGGAGTCACACGTTCGCCCGCCAACCCGAGATCCACCGTTATCTGAAGAAGGTCGCGGCCGACACCGGGGTCCGGTCCCGGGTGGTGACCGATTGTGAACTGCAGGAAGCGCACTGGGACGCCGACGAGGCCGTGTGGACCGTCCGGACCAGTCGCGGAACGGTGACGGCGGACGTCGTGGTGGCCGCGACCGGTGCGCTGTCGACTCCCAGCGTCCCGGACATGCCCGGGTTGGAGACGTTCGGCGGCACCACGTTCCACTCGGCCACGTGGAACCACGACCACGACCTCACCGGTGAGCGCGTGGCGGTCATCGGTACGGGTGCGTCCGCCGTGCAGTTCGTGCCGGAGATCGCCCCCGTGGCCGAGCATCTCACCGTGTTCCAGCGCACTCCCGCCTGGGTGATCCCGCGCCTCGACCGCGAGCTGTCCGGCTCCGAGAAGCGCCTCTACCGTCGACTGCCATTGGTGCAGAAGGCCGTCCGCGGGACCGTGTACGGCTTCCGCGAAGCGCTGGGTGGAGTGCTCGCCCACGCTACCGGGCTGCTGCCGGTGTTCGAGATGGTGGCCAAGGCGCATCTGCGCCGGCAGGTGCGGGATCCGGAACTGCGCCGGAAGCTCACACCGAACTTCACGATCGGCTGCAAGCGGATGCTGCTGTCGAACGACTGGTTGCGGACCCTCGACCGTCCCGACGTCACGCTCGTCGACGCGGGACTCGCGGGGGTCACACCGGACGGCGTCGTCGACGCGCTGGGTAACGAGCACAAGGTCGACACCATCATCTTCGCGACGGGCTTCACGCCGACGGAACCGCCTGTGGCGCACGCATTGCGCGGTGCGAACGGCCGTACCCTCGCCGAGCACTGGGACGGGAGCCCGAGTGCGTACAAGGGGACCACTGTCGCCGGTTTCCCCAATCTGTTCCTGATGTACGGTCCCAACACCAACCTCGGGCACAGCTCCATCGTCTACATGCTCGAATCGCAGTCCGCGTACATCGCCGACGCCTTGAACGTGATGCACCACAGCGAGATCACCGCATTCGAGGTCACCGAGGAGGCGCAGCGCCGGTACAACACCCGCATCCAGTCCGAACTGCAGACCACCGTGTGGAACAAGGGCGGCTGCTCGAGCTGGTACTACGACTCCGAGGGTCGGAACTCGGTGCAGTGGCCGACCTTCACCTGGAAGTTCCGCTCCCAGTTGCAGCGTTTCGATCAGGAGAACTACGTCTCACGACGCAGGGCCGCGAAGGAGACCGTCGCGTGA
- a CDS encoding TetR/AcrR family transcriptional regulator gives MLGVTPDTEVVKPTRTQAERTAAMRTKLLDAAVDSLVELGYARTTTQGIARRAGVSRGAQLHHFPTKESLVVAAVEHLVDKRMEEILAADVDAGRGVDVLADAFSGPLFYAALELWVAARTDPALYEATVPLERKVNDALRRGSAEVFGDRFDADTIELSIELVRGLAVSALFRTPEAEQSLRARLLPVWESKVEKS, from the coding sequence GTGCTGGGTGTGACACCTGACACAGAAGTGGTCAAACCGACCCGCACGCAGGCCGAGCGGACCGCGGCGATGCGCACGAAGCTGCTCGACGCGGCCGTCGACTCCCTGGTCGAGCTCGGGTATGCCCGCACCACCACGCAGGGCATCGCCCGGCGGGCGGGGGTGTCGCGCGGCGCGCAGCTGCACCATTTCCCGACCAAGGAATCGCTGGTGGTGGCCGCCGTGGAACATCTCGTGGACAAGCGGATGGAGGAGATCCTCGCCGCCGATGTGGACGCCGGCCGCGGCGTCGACGTGCTCGCCGACGCCTTCTCCGGCCCGCTGTTCTATGCCGCCCTCGAGTTGTGGGTGGCCGCCCGCACCGACCCGGCGCTGTACGAGGCGACGGTTCCGCTCGAGCGGAAGGTCAACGACGCTCTGCGCCGCGGGTCGGCGGAGGTGTTCGGCGATCGGTTCGACGCCGACACCATCGAGCTCAGTATCGAATTGGTTCGCGGTCTGGCGGTGTCGGCACTGTTCCGCACCCCCGAGGCCGAGCAGTCACTACGCGCGCGGCTGTTGCCCGTGTGGGAATCGAAGGTTGAGAAGTCGTGA